A genomic region of Streptomyces rimosus contains the following coding sequences:
- a CDS encoding carbohydrate-binding protein, translating into MTAGNNGAGTPEDDDPFAHLYRSEGGEGGAQGAAGGSAARRPGVPRASYNQVRAVGERQYGQRQYGQQQVPAQQPYGQQGQQPYGQQNAHYAAPETLPGGNGTRQGPPPGHGQDGPPRRSHKGLLIGAISVVAVVCIGIGVAMLTNQGDKKDEAGGGDPTPTAGESVKPSDKPSDKPTKAPLPKEAAASLSLSPEATTDKSVPGAKAANGAYVSLNKVGAAATWSVDVPDGGDYTLLVDYGVPGKDAKTSLSVNGGSPDKINMSNFAHAGEGAWDKGWTHTWRWIKLNKGTNTLKISCEQGDQCEVNLDRVQLKAGHVKG; encoded by the coding sequence ATGACGGCCGGCAACAACGGCGCGGGCACGCCCGAGGACGACGACCCGTTCGCCCACCTCTACCGCTCCGAGGGCGGCGAGGGCGGCGCACAGGGCGCGGCGGGCGGCTCGGCGGCGCGTCGGCCGGGCGTACCGCGGGCCTCGTACAACCAGGTGCGTGCGGTGGGCGAGCGGCAGTACGGCCAGCGCCAGTACGGCCAGCAGCAGGTCCCCGCGCAGCAGCCGTACGGGCAGCAGGGCCAGCAGCCCTACGGCCAGCAGAACGCCCACTACGCCGCCCCCGAGACGCTCCCGGGCGGCAACGGCACCCGCCAGGGCCCGCCCCCGGGACACGGTCAGGACGGTCCGCCCCGGCGCAGCCACAAGGGACTGCTGATCGGCGCGATCTCGGTCGTCGCGGTGGTGTGCATCGGTATCGGCGTGGCGATGCTCACCAATCAAGGTGACAAGAAGGACGAGGCGGGCGGCGGCGACCCGACGCCGACGGCGGGCGAGTCCGTGAAGCCCAGCGACAAGCCGTCCGACAAGCCGACGAAGGCCCCGCTCCCCAAGGAGGCGGCGGCCTCGCTGTCGCTCAGCCCGGAGGCGACCACGGACAAGTCGGTGCCGGGCGCGAAGGCGGCGAACGGCGCGTATGTGTCGCTGAACAAGGTCGGTGCCGCAGCCACCTGGTCGGTCGACGTTCCCGACGGCGGTGACTACACGCTGCTCGTCGACTACGGCGTGCCGGGCAAGGACGCGAAGACGTCGCTGTCGGTGAACGGCGGATCGCCCGACAAGATCAACATGTCGAACTTCGCCCACGCCGGTGAGGGCGCCTGGGACAAGGGCTGGACGCACACCTGGCGCTGGATCAAGCTCAACAAGGGCACCAACACGCTCAAGATCTCCTGCGAGCAGGGCGACCAGTGCGAGGTCAACCTCGACCGCGTTCAGCTCAAGGCGGGGCATGTGAAGGGCTGA
- the nagA gene encoding N-acetylglucosamine-6-phosphate deacetylase, protein MPLQQSGDSAPSPRRTVLTGARVALPAGVAEGGRVAFEGTRITAATGAEAAAPAAGDQVIDLTGHLVVPGFVDIHVHGGGGGSFSSADTEECLTAIRTHRQRGTTSMLASTVTGDLDDLARQAAVLSELTEQGELAGIHFEGPFISPHRCGAHQPGLLRDPDPADVRKLVDAARGTAKMMTLAPELPGGLESVRLLADAGVIAAIGHTDSSYDATREAIDAGATVATHLFNAMPPLGHRAPGPIAALLEDERITVELINDGTHLHPAVLEMAFRDAGADRVAFITDAMGAAGMNDGMYPLGPMTVEVKDGVARISGGPTAGSIAGSTLTLDRAFKRAVTIDGLTVGQAVRALSANPARLLGIDDRTGSIEPGKDADLVVLDASYDLVGVVRRGEWVVRPQGV, encoded by the coding sequence ATGCCGCTGCAACAGTCCGGGGACAGCGCCCCGAGCCCCCGGCGCACCGTCCTGACCGGCGCCCGGGTCGCCCTGCCCGCCGGCGTGGCCGAGGGAGGCCGGGTGGCCTTCGAAGGCACCCGGATCACCGCGGCCACCGGCGCCGAAGCAGCCGCCCCGGCCGCCGGGGACCAGGTCATCGACCTGACCGGGCACCTCGTCGTCCCCGGCTTCGTCGACATCCACGTACACGGCGGGGGCGGCGGCTCCTTCTCGTCCGCCGATACGGAGGAGTGCCTGACTGCCATCCGCACCCACCGGCAGCGGGGCACCACCTCCATGCTCGCCTCGACCGTCACCGGCGACCTGGACGACCTGGCCCGGCAGGCCGCCGTGCTCTCCGAGCTGACCGAGCAGGGCGAACTGGCCGGCATCCACTTCGAGGGCCCGTTCATCTCCCCGCACCGCTGCGGCGCCCACCAGCCCGGCCTGCTGCGCGACCCCGACCCGGCGGACGTGCGCAAGCTCGTCGACGCCGCGCGCGGCACCGCGAAGATGATGACCCTGGCGCCGGAGCTGCCCGGCGGCCTGGAGTCCGTACGGCTGCTGGCCGACGCCGGCGTGATCGCCGCCATCGGGCACACCGACTCCTCGTACGACGCGACCCGCGAGGCCATCGACGCGGGCGCCACCGTCGCCACCCACCTGTTCAACGCGATGCCGCCGCTCGGGCACCGCGCGCCCGGCCCGATCGCCGCCCTCCTGGAGGACGAGCGGATCACCGTCGAGCTGATCAACGACGGTACGCATCTGCACCCCGCCGTCCTGGAGATGGCCTTCCGCGACGCGGGCGCCGACCGGGTCGCCTTCATCACCGACGCGATGGGCGCGGCCGGCATGAACGACGGCATGTACCCGCTCGGCCCGATGACGGTCGAGGTCAAGGACGGCGTCGCCCGTATCAGCGGCGGCCCGACCGCCGGCTCCATCGCCGGCTCCACCCTCACCCTCGACCGCGCCTTCAAGCGCGCCGTCACCATCGACGGACTGACCGTCGGCCAGGCCGTACGCGCCCTGTCGGCCAACCCGGCCCGGCTCCTCGGCATCGACGACCGCACCGGCTCGATCGAGCCCGGCAAGGACGCCGACCTGGTCGTCCTGGACGCGTCGTACGACCTGGTGGGCGTGGTGCGGCGGGGCGAGTGGGTGGTGCGGCCGCAGGGGGTGTGA
- a CDS encoding 1-phosphofructokinase family hexose kinase, with translation MILTVTLNAAVDVTYRVPRLQPHTTHRVTEVVERPGGKGLNVARVLTALGHRAVATGFAGGGTGDALRALLAQETSVTDALVPVGGATRRTVAVVDESTGDTTQLNEPGPTVTPAEWDTFMATYRELLADARAVALCGSLPPGVPVDVYARLTRAARTADVPVLLDTSGEPLRRGLAARPDLAKPNADELAALTGSTEPLRAARDARRRGAHTVAASLGADGMLVVTADGAWQAAPPRRIAGNPTGAGDSAVAGLLSGLVEGLSWPARLTRAVALSAATVRAPAAGEFDRGTYEDLLGEIRVVEHPVGV, from the coding sequence ATGATCCTCACGGTCACGCTGAACGCCGCCGTCGACGTCACCTATCGCGTGCCCCGGCTCCAGCCGCACACCACCCACCGCGTCACCGAGGTCGTCGAGCGCCCCGGCGGCAAGGGCCTGAACGTCGCCCGGGTGCTGACCGCGCTCGGGCACCGGGCGGTCGCCACCGGCTTCGCGGGCGGCGGCACCGGCGACGCGCTGCGCGCCCTGCTCGCCCAGGAGACCTCGGTGACCGACGCGCTGGTCCCGGTCGGCGGCGCGACCCGGCGCACCGTCGCCGTCGTGGACGAATCCACCGGCGACACCACGCAGCTCAACGAGCCGGGCCCGACCGTGACCCCCGCCGAGTGGGACACCTTCATGGCCACCTACCGGGAACTGCTCGCCGACGCGCGGGCCGTGGCCCTGTGCGGCAGCCTGCCGCCGGGCGTCCCGGTCGACGTCTACGCGCGGCTGACCCGCGCCGCCCGTACGGCCGACGTACCGGTCCTCCTGGACACCAGCGGCGAACCGCTGCGCCGCGGCCTGGCCGCCCGCCCCGACCTCGCCAAGCCCAACGCGGACGAACTGGCCGCCCTCACCGGCTCCACCGAACCCCTGCGCGCCGCCCGCGACGCCCGCCGCCGCGGCGCCCACACGGTGGCCGCCTCCCTGGGCGCCGACGGCATGCTGGTCGTCACCGCGGACGGCGCCTGGCAGGCCGCCCCACCCCGCCGCATCGCCGGCAACCCGACCGGCGCCGGCGACTCCGCGGTCGCCGGCCTGCTCTCCGGCCTGGTCGAGGGCCTTTCCTGGCCGGCACGGCTGACCCGCGCGGTGGCCCTGTCAGCGGCGACGGTGCGGGCTCCGGCGGCGGGGGAGTTCGACCGGGGGACGTATGAGGATCTGCTGGGGGAGATCAGGGTTGTGGAGCATCCGGTGGGGGTGTGA
- a CDS encoding ROK family protein: MRHVIALDVGGTGMKAALAGADGTLLYEARRPTGRERGPEAVVATILDFAGELREIGHARFGAPAVAAGVAVPGIVDDAHGIAVYAANLGWRDVPLRALLSERLGGVPVALGHDVRTGGLAEGRIGAGRDADRFLFVPLGTGIAGAIGIEGRIEAGAHGSAGEIGHIVVRPGGPECGCGQRGCLETLASAAAVGRAWAAACADPEATAADAAKAVESGDGRALAVWRDAVDALADGLVTSLTLLDPDTLIIGGGLAEAGDTLFQPLREAVRARVTFQRLPLIVPAALGDAAGCLGAGLLAWDLLSTEVTS, from the coding sequence GTGAGACACGTCATCGCCCTTGATGTGGGCGGCACCGGAATGAAGGCCGCCCTGGCAGGCGCGGACGGCACGCTGCTCTACGAGGCGCGGCGCCCCACCGGCCGCGAGCGCGGCCCCGAGGCGGTCGTCGCCACGATCCTGGACTTCGCCGGGGAACTGCGCGAGATCGGGCACGCGCGGTTCGGCGCCCCGGCCGTCGCGGCCGGCGTCGCCGTACCGGGCATCGTCGACGACGCCCACGGCATCGCCGTCTACGCCGCCAACCTCGGCTGGCGCGACGTGCCGCTGCGCGCCCTGCTCTCCGAGCGGCTGGGCGGCGTCCCGGTCGCGCTCGGCCACGACGTCCGCACCGGCGGCCTGGCCGAAGGCCGGATCGGCGCGGGACGGGACGCCGACCGCTTCCTGTTCGTACCGCTGGGCACCGGCATCGCGGGCGCGATCGGCATCGAGGGCCGCATCGAGGCGGGCGCGCACGGCAGCGCGGGCGAGATCGGCCACATCGTCGTCCGGCCAGGCGGGCCCGAGTGCGGCTGCGGGCAGCGCGGCTGCCTGGAGACACTGGCCTCGGCCGCCGCCGTCGGCCGCGCCTGGGCCGCCGCCTGCGCCGACCCGGAGGCCACCGCGGCCGACGCCGCCAAGGCCGTGGAGTCCGGCGACGGACGCGCGCTGGCGGTGTGGCGGGACGCGGTGGACGCGCTCGCCGACGGCCTGGTCACCTCGCTGACCCTGCTCGACCCGGACACCCTGATCATCGGCGGCGGACTCGCCGAGGCGGGCGACACGCTGTTCCAGCCGCTGCGGGAAGCGGTCCGCGCACGGGTGACCTTCCAGCGGCTCCCCCTGATCGTTCCGGCGGCGCTCGGGGACGCCGCCGGCTGCCTGGGCGCAGGTCTGCTCGCCTGGGATCTTCTCTCCACGGAGGTAACTTCCTGA